Proteins from one Emys orbicularis isolate rEmyOrb1 chromosome 2, rEmyOrb1.hap1, whole genome shotgun sequence genomic window:
- the STEAP4 gene encoding metalloreductase STEAP4, whose amino-acid sequence MEKNSSNMIPLAENSPNKKETVCIFGTGDFGRSLGCKMLQCGYSIVFGSRNAQTSSLIPKGTEVLSHGEAAQKADIIIVAIQRQHYNFLTELTEVLHGKVLVDVSNNLKINQYPESNAEYLAQLVPGAKVVKAFNTVSAWALQSGTLDASRQVFVCGDDNKAKQMVMDIVRTLGLTPLDQGSLLAAKEIENYPLQLFPMWKFPIYLAIGLSAFFFFYSLIRDVIYPYIYDNKDLSFFIAISIPNRVCPIVALILLALVYLPGIIAAILQLHRGTKYSRFPDWLDKWMLCRKQLGLVALGFAFLHVLYTLVIPIRYYVRWRLNGYVISQIKDNRTDPFNNTNGWISDSYVALGILGFFLFVLLGITSLPSVSNSVNWREFRFVQSKLGYVTLILCTAHTLVYGGKRFLNPSMYRLYLPAAYMLSLIVPCIVLVIKFVLIFPCIDRPLTQIRQGWERNSKGSKQSYYNDSKSAV is encoded by the exons ATGGAGAAAAATTCTTCCAACATGATCCCTCTTGCTGAAAACTCTCCTAATAAAAAAGAGACTGTGTGTATTTTTGGAACAGGAGATTTTGGAAGATCTCTGGGGTGTAAAATGCTCCAGTGTGGCTACTCAATAGTGTTCGGAAGCCGAAATGCACAGACTTCCAGTCTGATTCCCAAAGGCACAGAGGTGCTGAGCCATGGAGAAGCTGCGCAGAAGGCTGACATTATTATTGTAGCAATTCAGAGACAACATTACAACTTTCTCACAGAGTTAACTGAAGTTCTCCATGGAAAAGTATTGGTGGATGTAAGCAACAACCTCAAAATAAACCAATATCCTGAATCCAATGCTGAATACCTTGCTCAACTGGTGCCAGGCGCTAAGGTAGTGAAAGCATTTAACACCGTGTCAGCATGGGCCTTGCAGTCAGGCACGTTGGATGCAAGCAGACAG GTGTTTGTCTGTGGAGATGACAACAAAGCCAAACAAATGGTGATGGATATTGTTCGGACTCTTGGTCTTACACCATTGGATCAAGGCTCTCTCTTGGCAGCCAAAGAGATAGAAAATTACCCACTGCAACTCTTTCCAATGTGGAAGTTTCCCATCTACTTGGCTATTGGCCTAAGcgcattttttttcttctacagTTTGATTCGTGATGTAATCTACCCCTACATATATGACAACAAAGACTTATCATTTTTTATTGCAATTAGCATTCCAAATCGGGTCTGCCCCATAGTGGCACTCATCCTTCTTGCTTTGGTTTACCTTCCCGGCATAATTGCTGCAATTCTCCAGTTACACAGAGGTACAAAATACAGTCGTTTCCCAGACTGGCTGGACAAATGGATGCTTTGTAGGAAACAGCTTGGATTAGTAGCCTTGGGTTTTGCTTTTCTACATGTTTTGTATACGCTTGTTATCCCTATTCGCTATTATGTAAGATGGAGATTAAATGGTTACGTCATATCTCAG ATAAAGGACAACAGAACAGATCCATTTAACAACACTAACGGCTGGATTAGTGACTCTTACGTGGCTTTAGGCATCCTGGGATTTTTTCTATTTGTCTTGCTGGGAATAACTTCCTTGCCCTCTGTCAGCAACAGCGTCAACTGGAGAGAATTTCGATTTGTACAG TCCAAACTGGGATACGTGACACTGATTTTGTGCACTGCACATACACTGGTCTACGGTGGGAAGAGATTCTTGAACCCTTCAATGTATAGATTGTATCTTCCTGCAGCATATATGCTTTCTCTCATTGTTCCTTGCATTGTCCTGGTCATTAAATTTGTTCTGATATTCCCGTGTATAGACCGACCACTCACACAAATTCgacagggctgggagaggaacTCCAAAGGTTCAAAACAATCATACTACAATGATAGCAAGTCAGCAGTATAA